A single genomic interval of Penicillium psychrofluorescens genome assembly, chromosome: 2 harbors:
- a CDS encoding uncharacterized protein (ID:PFLUO_003549-T1.cds;~source:funannotate) → MSSNMSIVSAKDACPPAGPYSQAIRANGQIFVSGQIPADVSGNLVEGNIGEKTQACCDNIKAILAAAGSSVNKIVKVNVFLTDMANFAEMNATYEKFFTHKPARSCVAVAQLPKGVPVEIECIALE, encoded by the exons ATGTCTTCCAACATGTCCATCGTCTCCGCCAAGGACGCCTGCCCGC CTGCTGGCCCCTAC TCCCAGGCCATCCGCGCCAACGGCCAGATCTTCGTCTCCGGCCAAATCCCCGCCGACGTCTCGGGAAACCTCGTCGAGGGCAACATCGGCGAGAAGACCCAGGCATGCTGCGATAACATCAAGGCTATCCTGGCTGCGGCGGGATCCAGCGTGAACAAGATTGTCAAGGTTAAC GTCTTCCTCACTGACATGGCCAACTTCGCGGAGATGAACGCCACCTACGAGAAGTTCTTCACCCACAAGCCGGCTCGTAGCTGTGTGGCTGTTGCGCAGTTGCCCAAGGGTGTGCCTGTTGAGATTGAGTGCATTGCTCTTGAGTAA
- a CDS encoding uncharacterized protein (ID:PFLUO_003548-T1.cds;~source:funannotate) — protein sequence MSPAPIAPEMQQGLHHDQLQAVGKAFDALLLTLLQVLNQMPGEHVLPFEGISQKFLAMNRHSNDASVETQSLSSTDVIKTLTNNDNVDENTLKAIVAGIKGCKSLLRSQGNSQDSSCILARSPSPSVSLEEDFTTNGTQGNLRCPLSKSSRAQSEAQNGNGDLPKVQIEDTCGHEDLDPIKAEQEDRRSSHTPSIRSSNNQCPVSRCPIRFLDQHSPEEIAEYVEQHKHEIPRSHAICVKRYQRDPQNMRQLDAKYGGLINMINGLSVKHQAFLPNRQTDGEGGGEGHGSASSELVEKWADDVDPVTPGPQNEDDNRQGHFDRPLREVRVGESPSRPWGIPVPMTHPPPASVPFSGSVDPPPKPSNPSESPAKPAGRCPFGHDAPKTGAKALEPELPKAQGIKLDAGAPKPKPRDPETAGSEATSVPANVTFNGPVFFGYNAEQTASLMQQLGQLGNS from the exons ATGTCACCAGCCCCGATCGCCCCGGAGATGCAGCAAGGTCTGCACCAtgaccagctccaggccGTGGGCAAAGCCTTCGATGCGCTACTACTAACC ctcctccaggtcCTGAACCAGATGCCCGGCGAACATGTCCTTCCTTTTGAAGGCATTTCGCAGAAATTCCTTGCCATGAATCGGCATTCCAATGACGCTTCGGTCGAGACCCAGTCCCTGAGTTCAACAGATGTAATCAAGACGCTCACGAACAACGACAACGTAGACGAAAATACACTCAAGGCCATTGTGGCCGGCATCAAGGGCTGCAAGTCTCTGCTTCGTTCCCAGGGCAACTCCCAGGATAGCTCGTGCATCCTGGCTCGCAGCCCGAGTCCGTCTGTTTCGCTGGAGGAAGACTTCACCACCAACGGCACACAGGGCAACCTGCGTTGCCCCCTTTCCAAATCTAGCCGGGCGCAATCGGAGGCACAGAATGGGAATGGAGATTTACCAAAAGTCCAAATTGAAGACACCTGTGGCCATGAAGACTTGGACCCGATCAAGGCCGAGCAGGAAGACCGACGGTCCAGTCACACCCCGTCCATCAGATCGTCTAACAACCAATGCCCCGTGTCCCGATGTCCGATCCGCTTCTTGGACCAACACTCCCCGGAGGAAATTGCGGAATATGTTGAGCAGCACAAACATGAGATCCCGCGCAGCCATGCCATCTGTGTCAAGCGGTACCAGCGCGACCCGCAGAACATGCGGCAGCTTGATGCCAAATATGGAGGCCTGATCAACATGATTAATGGTCTCAGTGTCAAGCACCAGGCATTCCTGCCCAACCGCCAGACAGATGGCGAAGGCGGAGGTGAAGGTCACGGTTCTGCGTCAAGTGAACTCGTCGAGAAATGGGCCGACGACGTTGACCCGGTCACCCCGGGTCCACAGAACGAGGACGATAACAGACAGGGCCACTTTGACCGTCCGCTGCGTGAGGTTCGCGTCGGGGAATCCCCAAGCCGGCCTTGGGGCATTCCTGTTCCCATGACCCATCCCCCTCCGGCCTCGGTGCCGTTCTCCGGCTCCGTTGATCCTCCACCCAAACCCTCCAACCCCTCCGAATCACCTGCTAAACCGGCTGGCCGATGCCCGTTTGGTCATGATGCTCCAAAAACGGGCGCGAAGGCTCTCGAGCCCGAGCTTCCCAAGGCCCAGGGCATCAAGCTGGACGCCGGCGCCCCGAAACCAAAACCACGTGACCCAGAAACGGCTGGAAGCGAAGCAACGTCAGTCCCGGCGAATGTCACATTTAACGGACCGGTGTTTTTTGGCTACAACGCCGAGCAGACGGCCAGTCTGATGCAGCAGCTTGGCCAGTTGGGGAATTCGTGA
- a CDS encoding uncharacterized protein (ID:PFLUO_003546-T1.cds;~source:funannotate), whose protein sequence is MSTSTPDATAQVAGHAAAHPSRTAELAGLKVRLRAALRQFPDFPSPGILFEDILPIFADPTLHEALLRSLELHILASYDGQKPDVIVGLEARGFLIGPSLALRLGASFVPVRKQGKLPGPCETQSYEKEYGQDFFQMQADSIKPGQKVIVVDDIIATGGSACASGELIKKMGGDLLGFIFILELEFLKGRDKLPAPVYTLLTGQA, encoded by the exons ATGtccacctccacccccgATGCCACCGCCCAAGTCGCCGGACACGCCGCCGCCCATCCCTCCCGCACCGCCGAACTCGCCGGTCTTAAAGTAAGGCTGCGCGCCGCCCTGCGCCAGTTCCCGGACTTCCCCTCGCCCGGTATTCTGTTCGAGGATATCCTGCCCATCTTCGCGGACCCGACGCTGCATGAGgccctcctccgctcccTCGAGCTGCACATCCTCGCCTCCTACGATGGCCAGAAGCCCGATgtcatcgtcggcctcgaggccCGCGGCTTTCTGATCGGTCCCAGTCTGGCACTGCGTCTCGGTGCGAGCTTTGTTCCCGTGCGCAAGCAGGGAAAGCTGCCCGGTCCCTGCGAGACGCAGTCCTATGAGAAGGAGTATGGCCAGGATTTCTTCCAGATGCAGGCCGACTCGATCAAGCCCGGCCAGAAGGTCATTGTCGTTGACGATATTATTGCCACGG GTGGTTCCGCATGTGCCTCCGGCGAActgatcaagaagatgggCGGCGACCTGCTCggcttcatcttcattcTCGAGTTGGAGTTCCTCAAGGGACGCGACAAGCTGCCGGCCCCGGTGTACACGCTTCTCACGGGCCAAGCCTA